In Clostridium sp. JN-1, one genomic interval encodes:
- a CDS encoding DNA polymerase: MKILSIDIETFSDVDISKCGVYRYADSVNFDILLFGYSIDGGPVEVVDMASGEKLPQFIIDAIIDDNVIKTAFNAQFERICLMTYLSRLLNKNIYLHPSSWSCTEVQASMLGLPLSLAGVGKVLKLDEQKMDEGKALIRYFCTPCRATAANGGRTRNMPKDAPEKWELFKKYNVRDVQVELAIREKLKKYPIPEREQEFYVLDQKINDLGLLVDKKLEEEAISCDRQFTVAATEKAYELTGLENPNSVAQLKGWLKERGVKVESLSKKAVTDLVEETEGEVAEALKLRLLMAKTSVKKYEAIERAVCSDGRVHGLFQFYGANRTGRWSGRLVQFQNLPQNHLKDLTLARDLIKEGRFEDVELLFGNTPSVLSELIRTNFIPKEKYRFIVADFSAIEARVISWLAGEKWRLDVFASHGKIYEAAASMMFHVPIESITKGSPLRQKGKISELACGYGGGVGALKSMGALDMGVEESELQGLIDNWRTANPHIVKFWWDVDKVAIKAVKERGIASTHGIIFTYKSGMLFVTLPSGRNLVYVKPRIGLNKFGREGLTYEGIGATKKWERIETYGPKIVENIVQATSRDLLAEAMLRLDKAGYKIVAHVHDEAICEVPIGEGSVEEMCAIMAESPKWVKGLPLKADGYECNFYMKD, encoded by the coding sequence TTGAAAATATTATCTATAGATATAGAAACTTTTTCTGATGTTGATATTAGTAAATGTGGTGTGTATCGTTATGCTGATAGTGTAAACTTTGATATTTTGTTATTTGGATACAGTATAGATGGTGGACCAGTAGAAGTAGTAGATATGGCTAGTGGAGAAAAACTGCCACAGTTTATTATAGATGCAATAATTGATGATAATGTTATAAAAACAGCTTTTAATGCTCAGTTTGAAAGGATTTGTTTAATGACATACCTTTCAAGATTATTAAATAAAAATATATACCTTCATCCATCTTCATGGAGTTGTACAGAGGTACAGGCTTCAATGCTAGGATTACCACTTAGTTTAGCAGGAGTAGGCAAAGTGTTAAAACTTGATGAGCAGAAAATGGATGAAGGTAAAGCATTAATTAGATATTTTTGTACACCTTGTAGAGCTACTGCAGCTAATGGAGGAAGAACAAGGAATATGCCAAAGGATGCTCCAGAAAAATGGGAGTTATTTAAAAAGTATAATGTTAGAGATGTTCAAGTGGAACTTGCCATTCGTGAGAAGTTAAAGAAGTATCCTATACCAGAAAGAGAGCAAGAATTTTATGTACTAGATCAGAAAATAAATGATCTTGGATTATTAGTAGATAAAAAATTAGAGGAAGAAGCTATTTCTTGTGATAGGCAGTTTACAGTTGCTGCTACAGAAAAAGCCTATGAGTTAACAGGACTTGAAAATCCAAACTCTGTAGCACAGCTGAAAGGATGGTTAAAAGAACGTGGAGTTAAAGTGGAGAGCCTTTCAAAAAAAGCCGTAACGGATTTAGTGGAAGAAACAGAAGGAGAAGTTGCTGAAGCTTTAAAGTTAAGACTTTTAATGGCTAAAACTAGTGTGAAAAAATATGAAGCTATAGAAAGAGCAGTTTGCTCTGATGGCAGGGTTCATGGATTATTTCAATTTTATGGTGCAAATAGAACTGGCAGGTGGAGTGGGCGTTTAGTTCAGTTCCAAAACCTACCTCAAAATCATCTTAAGGATTTAACTCTTGCAAGAGATTTAATAAAAGAAGGTAGATTTGAAGATGTAGAACTTTTATTTGGAAATACACCTAGTGTGTTATCTGAACTTATTAGAACTAATTTTATTCCTAAAGAAAAGTATCGTTTTATAGTAGCAGATTTTTCAGCAATAGAAGCAAGAGTAATTTCATGGCTTGCTGGTGAAAAATGGAGACTTGATGTCTTTGCATCACATGGAAAAATATATGAAGCAGCTGCATCTATGATGTTTCATGTACCTATTGAAAGCATTACTAAAGGAAGTCCTTTAAGGCAGAAAGGGAAAATATCAGAATTGGCTTGTGGATATGGCGGCGGTGTTGGTGCATTAAAATCTATGGGAGCTTTAGATATGGGAGTTGAGGAATCTGAACTTCAAGGGCTTATTGATAATTGGAGAACTGCAAATCCTCATATTGTGAAGTTTTGGTGGGATGTTGATAAGGTAGCTATTAAAGCAGTAAAGGAAAGAGGCATAGCATCTACCCATGGTATTATTTTTACCTATAAAAGTGGAATGTTATTTGTTACTTTGCCATCTGGAAGAAATCTTGTTTATGTAAAACCTAGGATTGGATTAAATAAATTTGGTAGAGAAGGACTTACTTATGAAGGCATTGGAGCAACAAAAAAGTGGGAGAGGATAGAAACTTATGGACCTAAAATTGTAGAAAATATTGTGCAAGCAACGTCAAGAGATTTATTAGCAGAAGCCATGCTTAGATTAGATAAAGCAGGGTATAAAATAGTTGCCCACGTACATGATGAAGCTATATGTGAAGTGCCTATAGGAGAAGGTTCTGTAGAAGAAATGTGTGCAATTATGGCAGAATCACCTAAATGGGTAAAAGGGTTACCCTTAAAAGCAGATGGCTATGAATGCAATTTTTATATGAAAGATTAA
- a CDS encoding DUF2815 family protein, with product MSKNSKVVIPGRLSYTNLFEAKSINGSEPKYSVSIIIPKGDKKTLTMIQKAVEDAKKEGIGKFGGKIPKNLKTPLRDGDIDRPDDPAYENSYFINTNSKDAPQIVDKRIQPILDRSEVYSGCYGKVSVNFYAFNVNGNRGIAAGLGNVQKLRDGESLGGHSRAEDDFEIEEEDDDFMS from the coding sequence ATGAGTAAAAATTCAAAAGTGGTAATACCAGGGAGATTAAGTTATACAAATCTATTTGAGGCAAAAAGTATTAATGGAAGTGAGCCTAAGTATAGTGTTTCTATAATTATACCTAAAGGTGATAAGAAAACTTTAACTATGATTCAAAAGGCTGTTGAAGATGCTAAAAAAGAAGGTATAGGTAAGTTTGGAGGAAAGATTCCTAAAAACTTAAAAACTCCACTAAGAGATGGAGATATTGACAGACCAGATGATCCAGCATATGAAAACAGCTATTTTATAAATACAAATTCAAAAGATGCACCTCAGATTGTAGATAAAAGAATACAGCCAATTCTTGATAGAAGTGAAGTTTATAGTGGATGTTATGGAAAGGTAAGTGTTAATTTTTATGCCTTTAATGTAAATGGAAATCGTGGAATTGCAGCAGGTCTTGGTAATGTTCAAAAGCTTAGAGATGGGGAATCTTTAGGTGGTCATAGTAGAGCAGAGGATGACTTTGAAATTGAAGAAGAAGATGATGATTTTATGTCATAA
- a CDS encoding DUF2800 domain-containing protein yields the protein MSGSYNEHSKFSPSAAHRILACTPSMLLEQQFPNETSTYAEEGTAAHDLAEHKLKKALKMRSRKPVSKYDSDEMDEYTDTYVEYCLGIIEKAKENCKDLQILIEQKLDFSDYVEGGFGTGDLVIAGTGTLHVIDFKYGRGVIVSAEKNPQMMLYALGALSLFDMLYDIEKVTMTIVQPRVDNFSTYEITVEELLKWAEEELKPKAELALKGEGEFCPGEHCRFCKAKNQCRARAVKNLELLKYEFSDPTLLSDDEIAEIMGVAEELSKWASDIYTYATALAINEGKNWDGFKLVEGRTRRKYTDEQSVAEAAKGAGYSDIYKKNLISITEMEKLMGKKKFKDILGSFVEKPKGKLTLVLDTDKRNAVDVVAAEFQVEE from the coding sequence ATGAGTGGTTCTTATAATGAGCATTCTAAATTTTCACCTTCAGCAGCTCATAGAATTTTAGCTTGTACACCTTCAATGCTTTTAGAACAGCAGTTTCCAAATGAGACAAGCACTTATGCAGAAGAAGGAACTGCGGCACATGATCTCGCTGAACATAAGTTAAAGAAAGCTTTAAAAATGAGGTCAAGAAAACCTGTTAGTAAGTATGATTCAGATGAAATGGACGAGTATACAGATACTTATGTAGAATACTGTTTAGGAATTATAGAAAAGGCTAAGGAAAATTGCAAGGACCTTCAGATTTTAATTGAGCAAAAGTTAGATTTTAGTGACTATGTTGAAGGTGGCTTTGGAACTGGAGACCTTGTGATAGCTGGAACAGGTACACTTCATGTTATAGATTTTAAATATGGTAGAGGAGTTATAGTATCTGCAGAAAAAAATCCACAGATGATGCTTTATGCATTAGGTGCTTTATCTTTATTTGATATGCTTTATGACATTGAAAAAGTTACTATGACTATAGTTCAGCCAAGAGTAGATAACTTTTCTACTTATGAAATAACCGTAGAAGAACTTCTCAAGTGGGCAGAAGAGGAACTAAAACCAAAAGCAGAATTAGCATTAAAAGGCGAAGGGGAATTTTGTCCAGGAGAACATTGTAGGTTTTGCAAAGCTAAAAATCAGTGTAGAGCTAGAGCAGTTAAAAATTTAGAACTTTTAAAATATGAATTTTCAGACCCAACATTACTTTCAGATGATGAAATAGCTGAAATTATGGGAGTTGCAGAAGAACTTTCTAAGTGGGCAAGTGATATTTATACCTATGCTACAGCACTTGCTATTAATGAAGGCAAAAATTGGGATGGATTTAAACTTGTAGAAGGAAGGACTAGAAGAAAATATACAGATGAACAATCTGTAGCTGAAGCTGCAAAGGGTGCTGGATATAGTGATATTTATAAGAAGAACTTAATTTCCATAACTGAGATGGAAAAGTTAATGGGAAAGAAAAAGTTTAAGGATATCTTAGGTTCTTTTGTAGAAAAGCCAAAGGGTAAATTAACATTAGTTTTAGATACAGATAAAAGAAATGCAGTAGATGTAGTAGCTGCAGAGTTTCAAGTTGAAGAATAA